One genomic window of Magnolia sinica isolate HGM2019 chromosome 3, MsV1, whole genome shotgun sequence includes the following:
- the LOC131238969 gene encoding cytochrome P450 71AU50-like has product MNLILSDAMPPMPSLIAILMVALGGLWSFVYLRRSMKGKGDRPTSVGSNTRLPPGPTGIPIIGNLHMLGPLPHRDLHRLAKKYGPIMFMRLGQVPTVIVSSPRAAQLFLKTHDLVFSSRPITEVGMITSYDGKGLADAPYGPYWRNVRKLCTLRLLSNLMIDSFRPMRREELALLVQSLKDSAQTHEMVDLTMKVSSLSTSVTCRTVLGKKYTDESFDKRGFKGVIDDLSAIVGAFNIADYIPYVGRLDLQGLRRRVVAIRKVFDDFFEKIIDEHVADRNGKRDRDFIDSMLSFMESEENEFQFDRSNMKALILGDGDAPIVYLVPST; this is encoded by the exons ATGAATCTTATCTTGTCTGACGCCATGCCTCCCATGCCTTCCTTGATTGCCATTCTCATGGTAGCACTAGGAGGGTTATGGTCCTTTGTTTATCTCCGCCGTTCAATGAAAGGGAAAGGGGATAGGCCCACCAGTGTAGGAAGCAACACCAGGTTGCCCCCTGGGCCAACTGGGATTCCCATCATTGGAAACCTTCATATGCTGGGCCCGCTCCCTCACCGTGATCTCCATAGATTAGCCAAGAAGTATGGCCCGATCATGTTCATGCGACTGGGACAAGTTCCCACTGTGATCGTATCATCCCCCCGGGCGGCCCAGCTATTCCTCAAGACGCACGATCTGGTGTTTTCTAGTAGGCCAATCACTGAGGTTGGGATGATCACTTCTTATGATGGAAAGGGCTTAGCTGATGCACCGTATGGCCCATACTGGCGAAATGTACGCAAATTATGTACACTGAGGTTGCTTAGCAACCTCATGATAGACTCTTTCAGACCCATGAGGAGAGAAGAGCTGGCTCTCCTAGTGCAGTCACTCAAAGACAGTGCCCAGACCCATGAAATGGTCGACCTCACCATGAAGGTGTCGTCTCTCAGCACCAGCGTGACATGTAGAACGGTGCTTGGAAAGAAGTATACCGATGAGAGTTTTGATAAGAGGGGGTTCAAAGGAGTTATCGATGACCTGTCGGCTATAGTAGGAGCTTTCAACATAGCCGATTACATTCCCTATGTTGGGAGATTAGATCTCCAAGGTCTACGTCGCCGTGTAGTGGCAATCCGTAAGGTTTTCGATGACTTCTTTGAGAAGATCATCGACGAGCATGTGGCGGACCGCAACGGGAAGCGTGATAGGGATTTCATCGACTCTATGTTGTCCTTCATGGAATCCGAAGAGAATGAGTTCCAATTCGATCGTAGCAATATGAAGGCATTAATCTTG ggtgatgGTGATGCGCCAATTGTCTACCTTGTTCCCTCAACGTGA